In Kineosporia sp. NBRC 101731, the DNA window GCGTGTCGTTGACCGCGTGACCCTCGCGCAGGAACTCGGGGTTCCAGGCCAGCAGGGCGCCGGGCACCGCCTCGGATATCATCGCCGCGAGACGGGCCGCGGTGCCGACGGGAACGGTGGACTTGCCCACGACCAGGTCGCCCGGCTGCAGGTGGGGCAGGAGCGCCCGCACCGCGGCGTCGACATAGGTGGTGTCGGCGGCGAACTCACCGGCCCGCTGCGGCGTACCCACACAGACGAAGTGGACCGTGGGTTCCTGGGGGTCGTGAGCCACCTGGGACACGTCGGTGGTGAACGAGAGACGGCCGGACTCGGTGGCCCGCTGCAGTAACTCGGGCAGCCCCGGCTCGAAGAACGGGGCCTTCGCCTGGGTCAGATTGGCGATCTTCCGCTCGTCGACATCGACACCGACGACCTCGTGGCCAAAGTCCGCCATGCACGCCGCGTGCACAGCGCCCAGGTAACCGCACCCCATCACTGATAAGCGCATGATCCGACAGTATCGGCACCGCACGACCCTCACGCGTCCAACTGCATGCGATACGGTGTACGTATGAGATCTACGCACACCTTCTGGTGGCCCGCCTGACCGGCGGCCATCTCGCGTAGCTCCATTCCCATTCGCGGCCGCCTCGTCGAGGCGGCCGTCGGCTTTTGTGCCGGGGTCGGTCCCCGGCGGGCGCCCTGACCGAAGCAGGTCGTCCGATGAGCCACCAGCAACAGCCGAATCTTCCGTCTGTCGAGTCCATCCAGTCCGTCCAGTCCGTTCTGGCCCGACTGGAAGCGGCCCCCGCCTTCGCGGTGATCCATCGCCCCGGCGAAAACCCCTCCCGAGCAGAGATCCTCATCGGTGAGGGGACCGAGGTCAGGCGCATCCGGGACCTTCCGCAGGCCCCCGACGACGCCCACCCCGTGCTCGCCGCCATCGGCTTCCGACAGATCACCGAACGCGGTTTCGACGTGGTCGACGACGGCACACCGATCCTCGCGCTCCAGGTGTCCGAGCGGATCACCGTCGATCTGGGGCACCTGGTGGACGCCCTTCCGGACGGCCCGAACAGCTTTCGGGAAACCGGTTTCGACGTCGGCGACGGCGCCTACGAGCGGATGGTGCGGGATGTTCTCTCCCAGGAGATCGCCGCCGGCGAGGGTTCCAACTTCGTCATTCACCGCAGCATCACCGGCCGCATCGAGACCGAACGCGAGCCGCGCGCGCGAGCCGCCCTCGGCGTCCTCAAACGACTGCTCGAAGGTGAGCGCAACGCCTACTGGACCTTCCTGCTGCACACCCCGGCGACCACCCTGGTCGGCGCCACCCCGGAACGCCACGTCAGCCTGAATGCCGGTGTGGTGACGATGAATCCGATCTCCGGGACGCTCCGGCACCCGGCCGGTGGCGGCCCCGACGAGGCGGCCCTGGAGGCCTTCCTCAACGATGCGAAGGAACGCGACGAGCTGGCGATGGTGGTGGACGAGGAGCTCAAGATGATGGCGGCGATCACCGAGAACGGTGGACGCGTTCGGGGCCCCTTCCTGAAGCCGATGTCCCACCTCACCCACACCGAGTACGTCATCGAGGGGCGGACGACCGCGGACGTGCGGGAGATCCTCACCGCCACGATGTTCGCCCCCACGGTCAGCGGCAGCCCGATCCGCAACGCCTGCCGGGTGATCGCGCGTCACGAGAAGCGTGGAAGAGGTTATTACGGTGGTGTACTCGCCCTGATCGACCGGGACGACGAGGCCCGTCAGCGGCTCGACGCGCCGATCCTGATCCGGACCGCCGAGATCACCCCGGACGGGAGCGTGCGGGTGGCCGCCGGGGCGACCCTGGTGCGAGGTTCCCGGCCGGAGGCCGAACTCGCCGAGACCCGGGCCAAATCGGCCGGGATCATGGCTGCCCTGACCGGTGCCCCGCGTCCGTCGGTGACTCCCCGCCCCATGGAGAAGCTCCTCGCAGAACGCAACCAGACCCTCTCCAGCTTCTGGTTGCAGCCCTCCGCCGCGGCCACACCGGTGGCGCAGATCGGCCGGGTGCGCGTGGTGAACGCCGAGGACGACTTCACCGCGATGCTCGGTCACCTGTTGCGTTCCCAGGGTTTTGCCGTGACGGAGTACTCGTGGGAAGACCTCTCCGGCCCGATCGGCGACGACCTCACCACCACGGCCGACACGGTCGTGATCGGCCCGGGCCCGGGCGACCCGCGCGACATCATGAACCGCCGCATGCGGGCCCTGCGTTCCCTCGCCCAGGGCCGACTGGCCGTCAGCCTGCCCACCCTGGGCATCTGCCTGGGCCACCAGATCCTTTCCCTGTCACTGGGACTCGGCGTCTCCCGGCTCCCCTTCCCGGACCAGGGCCGGCAGCGGCAGATCGACCTGTTCGGCCGGCCGCACCACGTCGGCTTCTACAACAGCTTCGCCGTGCCGGCCCCGGACGGGCCGATCGACGGGCTGACCCTCGCGGTGGACGACACGGGCACCTTCGTCAACGCCCTGCGTGGGCGGAATCTGGCCGGTTTCCAGTTCCATCCGGAGTCGGTCCTCACCACGCAGGGCAACCTGATCCTCGCCGCCGAACTGGCCCGGTTGTCCGGAAGGGTGGACTCCGGCGTACCCGCTTGAAGACACACACTGAAGGGGAACGCCCCAGTGTCGCCTCTGCTTCTCGCATGCGCCTGGGGCTCCTTTCTTCTTGCCCAGGTCCAGCACCGGAGCCATCAGAGACCGGCCGCGACGAAGTGCGCCCGCCGCCCCTGCGTCGCCCCCCGTTGCACGATCCCCTCGCTTTCCATCCGGGTCAGCATGTTCAACGCTCCCTGAGTGGTCAGGCCCGTGATCCCGGCCAGTTCGCCACTCGAGATCCGCCCGGCGGCAGCCACATATGCGCGAACGAGATTCTCTGCGGCCCGCTGGTTCGGCCGGTACCAACCCAGCAGACCTCGGCGCTGAGCCTGCTCCAACGACCGAGCGTCTCCCGTGGCCCGCCTGACGATGCCTCGAGCCGGTAGCCACGGATCTCCCGTGGTGGAGCGAATCAGGGGCTCGTCGTCCACGGTGCAGGTGGCGAGGACATCAAGCGCTTCCTCCGCCTCGTCCCTGGGCACCTGCAGGAGCACAGCGAGCGTCGCGGCCGTCAGAAAGCCGTCGCGCAACATCGCGTACAGGCCCATGGCCACCCGAAGGTCTCGCTGGCACCCGATCGGCATGACTGCCCCGACCGAGGAGATCACGGCCGGCAGCGGCTGACCGCCCACCAGACGAGTACGCACCTGCGGCCCCGGCTCTTGCCGGATCATCGGTGGCCGGTGACCGAGAGACACCATCTCCCGATACATCCGGTCCACCCCGATGCCTTGACGCTCGACCAGGCCCATGGCCCGAGCCAGATCGGCCAATGCGGGATTGCGCGAATAGCGTCCCGAGAGAACGGATTCGCTTGTCACGCCGCCTGCGAATCCCCCCGGGGAAATAACGTCGAGGCTGGCATCGGCAGCAACCCACGTCAGATGAACCGGTTCGCGAGGCAGCCAGTCGCGGTGGACGATCGCATTGAGCAAGGCCTCACGCACTGCAGGCCAGGGAATCCGGCGTACCGGGTCGAGCTGCAGGCCCGATTGAAGAACGACAGAGCTGTCCAGAACGTCGAGCCGAGCCTCGATCTCACCCAATTGTTCGACCAGACTCAGGCCCGACAGATCCGGCGGCCCGGAAATAACGTCTCCGCCAACAACATCAAGGACGGCCAGCTCGAGAACCGTCCGAGAGGCGGAGCAGAACATGTGGATCCCAAGCAGCAGTCAATCGGCCGCTGGGAAGAAGGACGCCGAGGCGGGTGAGGTACTCGCGATCGCTGTGATCTTGCAGATCGCTCTTGACCGCATCTCGGAGAAGACGCTTCGCGGCCGCCATGGCGCCCGGACTGATGTCGGCCATCGTTCTGGATGTCTCAGCGGCCAGAGGATCACTGCCCTGTCGCCTCAGACGATTCGCCCACCATTCGGATCGGTCAACCGGAGCGCAGCTGGTACCGACTCGCCACCGCAGTTGGTCCTAGGTGTTCTCAGCCGGTTCGCGCGACTCGGCGACCAGGATGACCAGCAGACGAGTGCCGTCCGGAAGCAAACGCTCTTCGACCGCCGGGGCGAGATCGACCCGTTCATGGATTCGGTGCCTGAGCCAGTCGCGTTCCGACACAGCCCCGATGGTTCTGCCATCGTCCGCGACTCCGACGACCAACGCTCCCCCGCCCGGCGTGTTGGCAAGGCAGGCCACCTCATCAGCCAGCTGCGAGGCCACCGCCTCACTCCTGGGCTGGCCGGGCAGAACGATGCCTCCACGGGCACGGCGCCCAGCCTCTTCCTTGAAGTCGACGCCTTCGACTTCAGCGGCGTCGGCGGTGGAGCCCGCGACCAGAAGCTCCAGAGCTCGATCCACCGCAGCCATGAGCTTGGGTCGGTCCTCCCAGACCTCTCCGCCGGGCTGAACAGCCAAGTCATGTCCTCTGTAAGCCAGGTACTTGTGGTTTAGCAGACAGTAAACCCCAAGTGGTTACCGTATGACAGCAGAAACTCACGCTCAGGCGACACCACTGCACCCCGAAAGGCCTCAATCGGGCCGTAGTGTGGCCGTATGCGCTTCGGATTGTTCATCCCGCAGGGCTGGCGACTCGACCTGGTGGGCGTCGACGTCAGCGATCATTGGCCGACGATGCTCCGGGTGGCCCAGCTGGCCGAGGCCGGCCCCTGGGAGTCGATATGGGTCTACGACCACTTCCATACGACACCGATTCCCACGCCCGAGGCCACCCACGAGGCCTGGACGCTGATGTCGGCCCTGGCCGCCACCACGAGCCGGGTACGGCTCGGGCAGATGTGCACGTGCATGGGCTATCGCAACCCGATGTACCTGGCCAAGGTCGCGGCCACCGTCGACATCATCTCGGCCGGTCGCATCGAGATGGGCATCGGCGCGGGCTGGTACGAACACGAGTGGAACGCCTACGGTTACGGCTTCCCGAGTGCCGGTGACCGGCTCGGTCAGCTGGCCGACGGCGTCGAGATCATGCAGCAGGCCTGGCAGAACGGGATCGCCACCCACTCCGGCGAGCACTATCAGGTAGACGGCGCGCTGTGCTACCCCCAGCCGCTGCAGAGCGGCGGTATCCCGTTCTGGATCGCGGGCGGCGGGGAGAAGAAGACCCTGCGCATTGCCGCGAAGTACGCCTCTTACACCAACTTCGGCGGTGACACCGAGACCTTCACCCACAAGTCGGGGATCCTCGAGAACCACTGCCGCGATCTGGGCCGTGACTTCGGTGAGATCACCCGCAGCAGCAACTACAACGTCATCATCGGGCGCGACGAGTCCGAGGTGGCACAGCGGGTGGCGCAGCTGGAAGAGCGCTACGCGAAGTTCCTGGCGCCGGACGGCGTCACGCGCACCGTCGAGAACGTGACGTCGGCCGGGCTGGTCGGCACGCCGGAGCAGATCATCGAGAAGCTGCAGGCGATGAAGCAGCTCGGCATGACCTACGCGATCACCTACTTCCCCGAGGCCGCCACCGATTTCAGCGGTGTCGAACTCTTCCAGAAGGAAGTCGTCCCGGCCCTGTCGTAGCTAACGACCGGTCACGCCGTCCAGCGATTCCCGGATCAGGTCGGCGTGACCGTTGTGCCGCTGGTACTCCCCGATCAGGTGCACGTAGATCATGCGCAGCGACAGCACCTCGCCGCGCACCTCCACGGTGTGCTCGAACGACACGTCCCGGGCCGCCTCCGAGGCCAGCGCGCATTCCTGCACGTACGCCTCCAGCTCGGCCTGGGCGTTCTCCGCGCGGGCCTCGTCGAAGTCCTCGTCCACCACCGTGAACGGATTGGCCACGTCCTGGGCCGCGGCCCGCTGCCGGAGCCAGACCCGCTCCACCTTGGTCAGGTGGCGCA includes these proteins:
- a CDS encoding anthranilate synthase family protein; translation: MSHQQQPNLPSVESIQSVQSVLARLEAAPAFAVIHRPGENPSRAEILIGEGTEVRRIRDLPQAPDDAHPVLAAIGFRQITERGFDVVDDGTPILALQVSERITVDLGHLVDALPDGPNSFRETGFDVGDGAYERMVRDVLSQEIAAGEGSNFVIHRSITGRIETEREPRARAALGVLKRLLEGERNAYWTFLLHTPATTLVGATPERHVSLNAGVVTMNPISGTLRHPAGGGPDEAALEAFLNDAKERDELAMVVDEELKMMAAITENGGRVRGPFLKPMSHLTHTEYVIEGRTTADVREILTATMFAPTVSGSPIRNACRVIARHEKRGRGYYGGVLALIDRDDEARQRLDAPILIRTAEITPDGSVRVAAGATLVRGSRPEAELAETRAKSAGIMAALTGAPRPSVTPRPMEKLLAERNQTLSSFWLQPSAAATPVAQIGRVRVVNAEDDFTAMLGHLLRSQGFAVTEYSWEDLSGPIGDDLTTTADTVVIGPGPGDPRDIMNRRMRALRSLAQGRLAVSLPTLGICLGHQILSLSLGLGVSRLPFPDQGRQRQIDLFGRPHHVGFYNSFAVPAPDGPIDGLTLAVDDTGTFVNALRGRNLAGFQFHPESVLTTQGNLILAAELARLSGRVDSGVPA
- a CDS encoding DUF5635 domain-containing protein; translation: MFCSASRTVLELAVLDVVGGDVISGPPDLSGLSLVEQLGEIEARLDVLDSSVVLQSGLQLDPVRRIPWPAVREALLNAIVHRDWLPREPVHLTWVAADASLDVISPGGFAGGVTSESVLSGRYSRNPALADLARAMGLVERQGIGVDRMYREMVSLGHRPPMIRQEPGPQVRTRLVGGQPLPAVISSVGAVMPIGCQRDLRVAMGLYAMLRDGFLTAATLAVLLQVPRDEAEEALDVLATCTVDDEPLIRSTTGDPWLPARGIVRRATGDARSLEQAQRRGLLGWYRPNQRAAENLVRAYVAAAGRISSGELAGITGLTTQGALNMLTRMESEGIVQRGATQGRRAHFVAAGL
- a CDS encoding RNA-binding domain-containing protein produces the protein MAVQPGGEVWEDRPKLMAAVDRALELLVAGSTADAAEVEGVDFKEEAGRRARGGIVLPGQPRSEAVASQLADEVACLANTPGGGALVVGVADDGRTIGAVSERDWLRHRIHERVDLAPAVEERLLPDGTRLLVILVAESREPAENT
- a CDS encoding LLM class F420-dependent oxidoreductase, whose translation is MRFGLFIPQGWRLDLVGVDVSDHWPTMLRVAQLAEAGPWESIWVYDHFHTTPIPTPEATHEAWTLMSALAATTSRVRLGQMCTCMGYRNPMYLAKVAATVDIISAGRIEMGIGAGWYEHEWNAYGYGFPSAGDRLGQLADGVEIMQQAWQNGIATHSGEHYQVDGALCYPQPLQSGGIPFWIAGGGEKKTLRIAAKYASYTNFGGDTETFTHKSGILENHCRDLGRDFGEITRSSNYNVIIGRDESEVAQRVAQLEERYAKFLAPDGVTRTVENVTSAGLVGTPEQIIEKLQAMKQLGMTYAITYFPEAATDFSGVELFQKEVVPALS
- a CDS encoding DinB family protein yields the protein MTTWTAPPVEIKDGPLVGPDRPMLEGYLDFCRSTLLNICGGLTAEQLATRPLPTSISLLGLVRHLTKVERVWLRQRAAAQDVANPFTVVDEDFDEARAENAQAELEAYVQECALASEAARDVSFEHTVEVRGEVLSLRMIYVHLIGEYQRHNGHADLIRESLDGVTGR